From Marinobacterium sp. LSUCC0821, a single genomic window includes:
- a CDS encoding sulfatase, producing MTNIIYIVADDLGYADLGCYGGREAQFGQISPNIDRLAAEGMMFTEGYSNSPVCSPTRFALMTMAYQYRLRGALEEPINSRSKGDPKLGLPPEIPTLPSQLKKAGYYTGLIGKWHLGYPPHFGPRASGYEEFYGIMAGGVDYFSHVSGKGDHDLFINEDEHHEIGYLTDLLSERAVDFVHRRAEGAKSGKPFFLSLHYTAPHWPWETRDDEEISKNITNLFHLDGGNIHTYQRMIHHMDEGIGNIMAALEEHGLTEDTLIVFTSDNGGERFSDNWPLVGGKMDLTEGGIRVPWVARWPKAIKAGQKSTQHCMTMDWSYTMLKVGGGEADPSYATDGVDLTPVLTGEVEEFKRPLFWRMNHRSQRAYRMGEWKYLKVDEHEYLFNVVNDARERANHAKNDPDRLAEMRQAWLDWNDSIPPIPDDATVSLGYGRADMPQR from the coding sequence ATGACCAATATTATCTACATCGTTGCCGATGATCTTGGATACGCAGATCTAGGCTGTTACGGCGGTCGTGAAGCACAGTTTGGCCAGATATCTCCAAATATCGATCGCTTAGCTGCAGAAGGGATGATGTTTACAGAGGGTTACTCAAACTCTCCGGTATGTTCACCAACGCGTTTTGCCCTGATGACCATGGCGTACCAGTACCGCTTGCGTGGTGCCCTTGAAGAGCCTATTAATAGCCGTTCAAAGGGTGACCCTAAGCTTGGCTTACCTCCTGAGATTCCAACGCTGCCGTCACAACTAAAGAAAGCAGGCTACTACACAGGTCTTATTGGTAAGTGGCACCTAGGTTACCCGCCTCACTTCGGTCCGCGCGCTTCAGGTTATGAAGAGTTTTACGGCATCATGGCTGGCGGAGTGGATTACTTTAGCCATGTCAGCGGTAAGGGTGATCATGACCTCTTCATCAACGAAGATGAGCACCATGAGATTGGTTATCTAACGGACCTTTTATCTGAGCGTGCAGTCGATTTTGTACATCGTCGTGCGGAAGGTGCTAAGTCAGGTAAACCATTCTTCCTCAGCCTTCACTACACTGCACCACACTGGCCGTGGGAGACGCGTGATGATGAGGAGATCTCTAAGAACATCACAAATCTATTCCACCTTGATGGCGGTAATATCCATACCTACCAGCGTATGATTCATCACATGGACGAGGGTATCGGTAACATTATGGCTGCGCTTGAAGAGCATGGTTTAACTGAAGATACCTTGATCGTATTCACCAGTGATAATGGTGGAGAGCGCTTCTCCGATAACTGGCCATTAGTCGGTGGTAAGATGGACCTCACAGAAGGCGGTATTCGAGTGCCTTGGGTTGCGCGTTGGCCTAAAGCGATTAAAGCGGGTCAAAAATCAACACAGCACTGTATGACGATGGATTGGTCGTACACCATGCTGAAAGTTGGTGGTGGTGAAGCCGATCCAAGCTACGCAACAGATGGTGTTGACCTAACGCCTGTATTAACAGGTGAGGTTGAAGAGTTTAAACGTCCGCTATTCTGGCGTATGAACCACCGCAGCCAGCGCGCATATCGTATGGGTGAGTGGAAGTACCTCAAAGTTGATGAGCACGAATACCTATTCAACGTCGTGAATGATGCGCGTGAGCGCGCCAACCATGCGAAAAACGATCCAGATCGTTTAGCTGAAATGCGTCAGGCTTGGTTAGATTGGAATGACAGTATTCCACCTATACCAGATGATGCTACAGTGAGCCTAGGCTATGGCCGGGCTGACATGCCGCAGCGCTAA
- a CDS encoding TRAP transporter fused permease subunit, whose amino-acid sequence MNTSLAATMQKWIAFALGMVVAFYGLANVLPAIGDFRLGPFPMHWFRPTFFALCVALVLVDMSNSSKKTPWWVLLIGLAATAGLFWGSYEFYFVARDIDDAMFLFGTYEMWVAVCASAGALFFCWRIWGMPVAILGVIGVAYMWTGHLWPGPLRTVNSGVEEMLAQNLLFSLDTGMMGSTFSIVITTVFPFIILGAVLEGVGAGESMIRIAFYWMRRTAGGPAYAAVMSSGLFGTVSGSAVANVVGTGVVTIPMIMRRGFSKSFAGAVEASASSGGQIMPPIMGAAALVMADFAGVGYLTIIIAVLVPAIAYYISVCTMIYFETKRLGIKPNEEDIANTPVPNKQDYLNLVMIFGPLAVIVVLLIQGMSPSGASITALALLFPLSFINPEVRKQPARLIKCLSEGGSTFAGLLMAIAAVSIVISALSATGVPVKFGVLLNSVVTDSLMISLLVAAVGCVILGMGMPTLPAYVTVATIAIPAMQMLGLDTLTAHMFVFMIAVGSAITPPVAIAAYAAATISGGGPIKTSVDASRIGIMIFLIPFMFAYNPLMLSVDQESVQFAWLPWAWLMLKLLISIPVLSSALIGFDNSKLNIFEIALRIACVVLMFVPEGYWDLVGLGGALLIILAHRRMLGFNSLIKEGGAL is encoded by the coding sequence ATGAATACTTCTCTCGCAGCTACTATGCAGAAGTGGATCGCTTTTGCTCTGGGTATGGTTGTAGCCTTCTATGGCTTGGCTAACGTCCTACCAGCGATTGGTGACTTCCGTCTTGGACCCTTCCCAATGCACTGGTTCCGCCCAACCTTCTTTGCACTATGTGTCGCATTGGTATTGGTTGATATGTCTAATTCAAGTAAGAAAACACCTTGGTGGGTGCTTCTGATTGGATTGGCTGCTACTGCAGGCCTGTTCTGGGGTAGCTACGAGTTCTATTTCGTCGCGCGTGATATCGATGACGCGATGTTCCTGTTTGGTACCTACGAGATGTGGGTTGCCGTTTGTGCTTCAGCAGGTGCGCTATTTTTCTGTTGGCGCATCTGGGGTATGCCGGTTGCAATACTAGGTGTCATCGGTGTTGCTTACATGTGGACTGGTCACCTGTGGCCTGGACCGCTTCGCACTGTAAACAGCGGTGTTGAAGAGATGTTGGCGCAGAACCTTCTCTTCAGTCTTGATACGGGCATGATGGGTTCTACCTTCTCGATTGTTATCACTACTGTATTCCCATTCATCATTCTTGGGGCCGTGCTTGAGGGTGTAGGTGCTGGAGAGTCGATGATTCGTATCGCGTTTTACTGGATGCGTCGTACCGCAGGTGGCCCAGCATATGCAGCTGTTATGTCGTCTGGTCTATTCGGTACTGTATCAGGCAGTGCGGTTGCCAACGTTGTAGGCACCGGTGTCGTAACTATTCCAATGATTATGCGTCGCGGCTTTTCGAAAAGCTTTGCTGGTGCAGTAGAGGCTTCTGCTTCGTCGGGTGGCCAGATCATGCCACCTATTATGGGTGCAGCTGCACTTGTGATGGCAGATTTTGCTGGGGTTGGCTACCTGACCATCATTATCGCAGTGCTTGTGCCTGCGATCGCTTACTACATCAGCGTTTGTACGATGATCTACTTTGAGACTAAGCGTCTTGGTATTAAGCCTAATGAAGAAGATATCGCTAACACGCCAGTACCTAATAAGCAGGACTACCTAAACCTAGTTATGATCTTTGGACCACTGGCGGTCATTGTAGTACTGCTGATTCAAGGTATGTCTCCGTCAGGTGCTTCGATTACAGCGCTGGCACTATTGTTCCCTCTAAGCTTTATCAACCCAGAGGTTCGTAAACAGCCTGCTCGTTTGATTAAGTGTCTATCGGAAGGTGGTTCTACCTTTGCAGGTCTTCTAATGGCGATTGCAGCGGTATCGATTGTTATCTCGGCATTGTCAGCTACGGGGGTGCCGGTGAAATTTGGTGTCCTTCTCAACTCTGTTGTTACTGACTCACTAATGATTTCACTGCTTGTTGCTGCAGTAGGTTGTGTGATCTTGGGTATGGGTATGCCGACGCTACCGGCTTATGTCACTGTGGCGACTATCGCGATTCCAGCAATGCAGATGCTTGGTCTAGATACGCTTACAGCACATATGTTCGTATTTATGATTGCGGTAGGTTCTGCAATTACACCGCCAGTTGCGATTGCTGCTTATGCTGCTGCAACCATATCTGGTGGCGGGCCTATAAAGACATCTGTTGACGCGTCACGTATCGGTATCATGATCTTCTTGATCCCATTCATGTTCGCTTACAACCCACTGATGCTGAGTGTTGACCAGGAGAGCGTTCAGTTCGCTTGGCTGCCATGGGCATGGTTGATGCTGAAATTGTTGATCAGTATTCCTGTACTTTCGAGTGCGTTGATTGGTTTTGATAACTCGAAACTGAATATCTTTGAAATTGCGTTACGTATTGCATGTGTAGTGTTGATGTTTGTACCAGAGGGTTACTGGGATCTGGTAGGCCTTGGTGGTGCGCTGCTTATTATCCTTGCACACCGTCGCATGCTTGGTTTTAACAGTCTTATTAAAGAGGGTGGTGCACTATGA
- a CDS encoding carboxy terminal-processing peptidase, which produces MRATLLSILLLLSAFASQTQANLKPEPVHSDAIQSLVAALEGHHYRELQLDDELSTEIFNRYFDAIDPGRAYLLQSDIDSFASRQTKLDDELRAGNLSFAFAAYDLFLKRFKERSDSLIGRLESKEPFNFNRDDKLEISRDKKPWFTSQQAIDDYWARRLKSAVLNLKLSDNSVDEARETLIKRYSGQLKRAEQTNSEDVFQSFANVMARIYDPHTAYFSPATSENFKINMSLSLEGIGAVLQSEDENTKVVSLVPAGPADKSGQLKPADLIVGVGQGESGEIEDVVGMRLDDVVDRIRGPKGSIVRLEIIPASSADKTTRKVINLVRNKVALEEQAAQSRILEVKRDGQPYKIGIIDIPTFYIDFAALQAGDKDYRSTTRDVAKLIEDLKKENIDGLVIDLRENGGGSLREANELVGLFISRGPTVQIRDLNGRVDVLGDYNPDTTWTGPLTVVIDRLSASASEIFAGAIQDYRRGLIVGSRTFGKGTVQTLQPLKHGQLKYTTAKFYRISGESTQHQGVAPDINFPPMIDESEIGESALDFALPWDQVRPVRYARYSSLDRWIPELKNRYLQRVANDPDFNHMWGTLEFLKKQKAQEWLPLNETALTAQRDSIDQAQIDLENKRRNAKGETPIKSLDDLLSETDAKSQPVNPDSEAVLKEASELTIDMIQMFFKEDQSRLAG; this is translated from the coding sequence ATGCGGGCAACGCTGCTCTCGATACTACTACTGTTATCTGCTTTTGCTTCACAAACTCAAGCAAACCTTAAACCTGAGCCAGTCCACTCTGATGCCATTCAGTCGCTCGTTGCAGCCCTTGAGGGTCACCACTACCGTGAGCTTCAACTCGATGATGAGTTGTCTACAGAGATCTTTAATCGCTATTTCGACGCCATTGACCCAGGCCGTGCCTACCTTTTACAAAGCGATATTGACAGCTTTGCAAGTCGACAAACCAAGCTAGATGACGAGCTTCGTGCTGGCAACCTAAGCTTTGCATTTGCAGCATATGATCTATTCTTGAAGCGTTTCAAGGAGCGAAGCGATAGCCTAATCGGCCGACTTGAATCCAAAGAGCCATTCAACTTTAACAGAGACGATAAACTCGAAATTAGCCGCGATAAAAAGCCCTGGTTTACAAGCCAGCAGGCGATCGACGACTACTGGGCACGCCGCCTCAAAAGCGCTGTGCTGAATTTAAAACTCTCCGATAATTCGGTAGATGAAGCACGAGAGACACTAATTAAACGCTACTCTGGCCAACTTAAACGTGCAGAACAGACCAACAGCGAAGACGTCTTCCAGAGCTTTGCTAATGTCATGGCCCGTATTTACGACCCACATACGGCCTACTTCTCACCTGCCACCTCTGAGAACTTCAAAATCAATATGAGCCTCTCGCTTGAAGGCATCGGTGCCGTACTTCAGAGCGAAGATGAGAATACCAAGGTGGTTAGCCTAGTTCCTGCAGGTCCTGCCGATAAGAGTGGCCAGTTAAAACCCGCTGATCTCATCGTAGGTGTAGGCCAGGGCGAATCGGGTGAAATCGAAGATGTTGTCGGCATGCGTCTAGATGACGTGGTCGATCGTATACGCGGCCCTAAAGGCTCAATCGTTCGTTTAGAGATTATTCCGGCAAGCTCAGCAGATAAAACCACACGCAAAGTGATAAACCTTGTTCGAAATAAGGTCGCTCTTGAGGAGCAAGCAGCACAATCACGCATCCTTGAAGTGAAGCGCGATGGCCAACCGTACAAAATCGGAATCATCGACATACCAACCTTCTATATAGATTTCGCAGCACTTCAAGCAGGTGATAAAGATTACCGAAGCACCACACGTGACGTAGCTAAGTTGATAGAGGATCTCAAAAAAGAGAATATCGATGGCCTAGTTATCGACCTCCGTGAAAATGGTGGCGGCTCACTGCGTGAAGCAAACGAGCTTGTAGGACTCTTCATTAGCCGCGGCCCTACTGTACAGATTCGCGATCTAAACGGGCGAGTTGATGTGTTAGGCGACTACAACCCAGATACAACCTGGACTGGCCCGCTCACGGTTGTAATTGACCGTCTCAGCGCATCGGCTTCTGAGATCTTTGCAGGCGCAATTCAAGACTACCGCCGCGGTCTTATCGTTGGCAGCCGCACCTTTGGTAAAGGCACAGTGCAGACACTGCAACCACTTAAGCATGGTCAGCTAAAGTACACGACTGCTAAGTTCTACCGCATCTCTGGCGAGAGCACACAACACCAAGGTGTAGCACCGGATATCAACTTTCCGCCTATGATCGACGAGAGTGAAATCGGCGAAAGCGCTCTTGATTTCGCACTTCCTTGGGACCAGGTAAGACCTGTACGCTATGCACGCTACAGCTCACTCGATCGCTGGATTCCAGAGCTGAAGAATCGCTACCTGCAACGCGTAGCCAACGATCCAGACTTCAACCACATGTGGGGCACGCTCGAGTTTCTTAAGAAACAGAAGGCACAAGAGTGGTTGCCACTCAACGAAACAGCCCTTACCGCGCAGCGTGATTCAATCGATCAAGCTCAAATTGATCTAGAGAACAAACGCCGTAATGCAAAAGGTGAAACGCCAATAAAATCGCTCGATGATCTGCTGAGTGAAACAGACGCCAAATCACAGCCGGTTAACCCTGATAGTGAAGCTGTACTCAAAGAGGCGAGCGAGTTAACCATCGATATGATTCAGATGTTCTTCAAAGAGGATCAGTCGCGTTTGGCTGGTTAA
- a CDS encoding ferrous iron transporter B: MKKLLLVGSPNSGKSMLFNRLTGMNQRVANFPGITVSTSTGPAIDRSDLLVVDFPGTYSLTPISGEEQVSVEAFYKFLEAKPGEIEAVVCVVDSTRMEKGLVFALQVREACLRAGHPVMIAANMSDVLARHNQCVDADGLSAKLDMPVVPVSARKGEGVAEVLRQSRNGIPLLTRSLTESFIAVDQGHFRNLAEELANEYGPKGDYLLLAHNRADRFFLNTITGGISFVLIMFLLFQSIFTWAAPLMDGVEAVIASIAESVLPLISTGWVHDFVNDALFGGLGAFLVFVPQIFILTLVVGVMEDSGYLARAAVICHRPLRMFGLTGKSFVPMLSGVACAIPGIYAARTIESPRRRWLTYLAIPLMPCSARLPVYGLLIVTFVPNLPLLGGLFGMQGLAMLGIYLFGIVSALLVAAVVSRVEVSSKSDVPFVLEMPPYRLPGGRALLRHAWDRSGDFVMRAGPIIFWVSLVVWVLGYFPNYGASLSDSWLGHLGRFLEPVFEPLGLDWKYGVAIIASFLAREVFVGTLGTLYGIEGAGEEFGSLATQIQESGISLASGIALFIFFALAAQCISTLATLRRESGSWKLPIGMFFGYGVMAYSLAFIAYRVVL, from the coding sequence GTGAAAAAACTTCTATTAGTGGGTAGTCCTAACTCAGGTAAGTCGATGCTATTTAATCGTCTGACCGGTATGAATCAACGTGTTGCAAACTTTCCAGGTATTACCGTCTCTACATCTACAGGACCTGCGATAGACCGTTCCGATCTTCTAGTTGTTGATTTCCCTGGTACCTACTCACTGACGCCCATTTCGGGAGAGGAGCAGGTATCTGTAGAAGCTTTCTACAAATTCCTTGAAGCGAAACCAGGAGAGATTGAGGCGGTTGTCTGTGTTGTAGACTCAACGCGCATGGAGAAGGGGTTGGTTTTTGCATTGCAGGTACGTGAGGCCTGTTTACGAGCAGGTCACCCGGTGATGATCGCCGCTAATATGAGTGATGTTCTGGCGCGTCATAATCAGTGTGTTGACGCTGATGGCCTAAGTGCAAAACTCGATATGCCTGTCGTGCCAGTCTCTGCTAGAAAGGGTGAGGGGGTTGCTGAGGTTTTACGCCAAAGTCGCAATGGCATTCCGCTGTTAACGCGTTCACTTACAGAGAGTTTTATTGCTGTTGATCAGGGTCATTTTCGTAACCTAGCTGAAGAACTTGCCAACGAGTATGGGCCTAAGGGTGACTATCTTCTTCTGGCGCATAATCGTGCCGATCGATTCTTTTTGAATACGATCACAGGTGGTATTAGCTTTGTATTGATTATGTTTCTGCTTTTCCAATCAATATTCACCTGGGCTGCGCCATTAATGGATGGTGTAGAGGCTGTCATAGCTTCTATCGCTGAATCGGTTCTGCCGTTAATTTCAACGGGTTGGGTTCATGATTTTGTGAATGATGCGCTTTTTGGTGGGTTAGGGGCGTTTCTTGTCTTTGTGCCACAGATCTTCATCCTGACCCTGGTAGTGGGTGTGATGGAGGACTCTGGCTATCTGGCGCGTGCTGCGGTGATTTGTCACCGTCCTCTGCGTATGTTTGGTCTTACCGGGAAAAGCTTTGTACCGATGCTTTCGGGCGTTGCCTGTGCTATTCCAGGTATCTACGCTGCACGTACCATTGAATCGCCACGCCGTCGCTGGTTGACCTATCTTGCGATACCTTTGATGCCCTGTTCTGCGCGCTTACCTGTTTATGGTCTATTAATCGTTACCTTTGTGCCAAATTTACCTCTTCTTGGCGGTCTATTTGGTATGCAGGGGTTGGCTATGCTCGGTATCTACTTGTTCGGTATCGTTAGCGCTCTGTTGGTTGCTGCTGTTGTTTCACGTGTAGAGGTAAGCAGTAAGAGCGATGTGCCATTTGTTCTTGAGATGCCGCCGTATCGTTTGCCTGGGGGTAGGGCTTTGCTCCGTCATGCATGGGATCGTAGTGGTGACTTCGTAATGCGTGCCGGACCAATCATCTTTTGGGTAAGTCTTGTGGTTTGGGTGCTTGGCTACTTCCCTAACTATGGTGCTAGTTTGAGTGACTCATGGCTGGGCCATCTTGGTCGTTTTCTTGAACCGGTATTTGAGCCACTTGGTTTGGATTGGAAATACGGTGTTGCAATTATCGCCTCCTTCCTTGCACGTGAAGTTTTTGTGGGTACCTTGGGTACTCTCTATGGCATTGAGGGGGCAGGTGAGGAGTTTGGCTCGCTAGCAACACAGATCCAAGAGTCAGGTATCTCGTTAGCATCAGGTATTGCGCTGTTCATCTTCTTTGCGCTTGCTGCGCAATGTATCTCGACTCTTGCAACGCTTCGCCGTGAGAGCGGCTCCTGGAAGCTGCCTATAGGTATGTTTTTTGGGTATGGGGTGATGGCTTACTCGTTGGCGTTTATTGCTTATCGGGTGGTTTTGTAA
- a CDS encoding FeoA family protein produces the protein MSNTSTDNLWMLKRDELCQIVGFDSQLDSAIKARIDELGFRTGANILCTQAPRLGAPKLYRVGNAVYSLEKPVALMVQIQRIES, from the coding sequence ATGTCCAACACTAGTACAGACAATCTTTGGATGCTTAAGCGCGATGAGCTATGCCAGATTGTGGGCTTCGACTCGCAATTGGATAGTGCCATTAAAGCGCGTATAGATGAGTTGGGTTTTCGTACTGGGGCAAACATTCTCTGTACTCAAGCTCCTCGCTTGGGTGCGCCTAAGTTGTATCGCGTAGGTAATGCTGTCTACTCTTTAGAAAAGCCTGTCGCCTTAATGGTTCAGATTCAAAGGATTGAGTCGTAG
- a CDS encoding FKBP-type peptidyl-prolyl cis-trans isomerase produces the protein MRVFGLLLCVTLLAGCDGSSEHQPIEDKEAFRQSLLEKALNDDTRKAGNEFLANNLKQPGVQVTASGLQYRIITDATGAKPARDQIVEVQYQGRRVDGGIFDATAEGKSIKFPLNQVIDGWREGLSMMSVGSEWELFIPADLAYGARSPSVDIPANSTIIFTVKLLGISDAGAQE, from the coding sequence TTGCGAGTATTTGGTCTACTTCTATGTGTCACCCTCTTGGCCGGTTGTGATGGCTCTTCTGAACACCAACCTATTGAAGATAAAGAGGCCTTCCGTCAGTCGCTTCTTGAAAAGGCGTTGAACGATGATACGCGCAAAGCGGGTAATGAGTTTTTGGCAAATAATCTGAAACAACCGGGCGTGCAGGTGACTGCATCGGGTCTTCAGTATCGCATCATTACGGATGCGACGGGTGCTAAGCCAGCCCGTGATCAAATCGTTGAGGTGCAGTATCAGGGGCGTCGAGTGGATGGCGGTATCTTTGATGCAACCGCTGAGGGTAAGTCGATCAAGTTTCCTCTCAATCAAGTTATAGATGGCTGGCGAGAAGGGCTTTCAATGATGAGTGTTGGCTCAGAGTGGGAGCTTTTCATCCCTGCCGATTTGGCTTATGGCGCACGCAGTCCAAGCGTTGATATTCCAGCCAACTCGACAATCATATTTACAGTTAAGTTGCTTGGTATTTCAGATGCAGGAGCACAGGAGTAA
- the rpsA gene encoding 30S ribosomal protein S1, whose product MSESFAELFEASLQELAMTPGTLVTGTVVDIDSDWVTVNAGLKSEAIIPRSQFLNDANELEIKIGDDVKVALEAVEDGFGETKLSREKAKRSEAWEVLQAKFEAEEVVTGYISGKVKGGFTVNVNNIQGFLPGSLVDVRPVRDVDHLEGKELEFKLIKLDQKRNNVVVSRRAVMQEANSAQRDEILADLEEGQEVKGYVKNLTNYGAFIDLGGVDGLLHITDMAWKRISHPSEMLNPGDEISVKIIKFDKENGRISLGLKQLSEDPWEAIKNRYPAGTRANAKVTNLTDYGCFASLEDGVEGLVHVSEMSWTNKNIHPSKIVQLGDAVEVMVLDVDEERRRISLGIKQCTANPWASFSEQYAAGDKVSGTIKTITDFGIFVGLANDLDGLVHMSDITWEADAEAALREFKKGDEVEAVILSIDAEKERISLGIKQLESDPFSEFLAANEKGAVVTGKVIAVEPRAATVELAEGIEAVLKASDIAAERIEDATTALKVGDSVEGKIVGVDRRNRVINFSIRAKDQADEKAAIKAAQNVEVEVSGPTTIGDLIKQQMGQ is encoded by the coding sequence ATGAGCGAAAGCTTTGCTGAACTGTTTGAAGCATCCCTCCAAGAACTAGCAATGACTCCAGGTACACTTGTAACTGGTACTGTTGTTGATATCGATTCTGATTGGGTTACCGTTAACGCTGGTCTTAAGTCTGAAGCGATCATTCCTCGCTCTCAGTTCCTTAACGACGCTAACGAACTAGAAATCAAAATCGGTGATGACGTTAAAGTTGCACTAGAAGCCGTTGAAGATGGCTTTGGTGAAACTAAGCTTTCACGTGAGAAAGCTAAGCGTTCAGAAGCGTGGGAAGTACTTCAGGCTAAATTTGAAGCTGAAGAAGTTGTTACGGGTTACATCTCGGGCAAAGTTAAAGGCGGCTTCACAGTTAACGTTAACAACATCCAGGGTTTCCTACCAGGTTCATTGGTAGATGTACGCCCAGTACGTGACGTTGACCACCTTGAAGGCAAAGAGCTGGAATTCAAACTGATCAAGCTCGACCAGAAACGTAACAACGTAGTTGTATCTCGCCGTGCAGTAATGCAGGAAGCGAACAGCGCTCAACGTGACGAGATCCTTGCTGACCTTGAAGAAGGCCAGGAAGTTAAAGGTTACGTTAAGAACCTTACTAACTACGGTGCGTTCATCGATCTTGGCGGTGTTGATGGTCTTCTACACATCACTGACATGGCGTGGAAACGTATCTCTCACCCAAGCGAAATGCTAAACCCAGGTGATGAGATCTCAGTTAAGATCATCAAGTTCGATAAAGAGAACGGTCGTATCTCTCTAGGTCTAAAACAGCTTTCTGAAGATCCATGGGAAGCTATCAAGAACCGTTACCCAGCTGGCACACGTGCTAACGCTAAAGTAACTAACTTGACTGATTACGGCTGCTTCGCATCTCTAGAAGATGGCGTTGAAGGTCTTGTACACGTATCAGAAATGTCTTGGACTAACAAAAACATCCACCCATCAAAAATCGTTCAGCTTGGCGATGCGGTAGAAGTTATGGTTCTTGACGTTGATGAAGAACGTCGTCGTATCTCTTTGGGTATCAAGCAGTGTACTGCTAACCCATGGGCATCTTTCTCTGAGCAGTACGCTGCTGGCGATAAAGTGTCTGGTACTATCAAGACTATCACTGACTTCGGTATCTTCGTTGGCCTAGCTAACGATCTAGATGGCCTTGTTCACATGTCTGATATCACTTGGGAAGCTGACGCTGAAGCTGCTCTTCGTGAATTCAAGAAAGGTGACGAAGTTGAAGCAGTTATCCTATCTATCGACGCAGAAAAAGAGCGCATCTCTCTTGGCATCAAACAGCTTGAGAGCGATCCATTCTCTGAGTTCCTAGCAGCTAACGAAAAAGGCGCAGTTGTAACTGGTAAAGTTATCGCTGTTGAGCCACGTGCAGCTACTGTTGAACTTGCAGAAGGCATCGAAGCAGTTCTTAAAGCTTCTGATATCGCTGCAGAGCGTATCGAAGACGCTACTACCGCTCTTAAAGTTGGTGACAGCGTTGAAGGTAAGATCGTTGGTGTTGACCGTCGCAACCGCGTAATCAACTTCTCTATCCGTGCTAAAGATCAGGCTGACGAAAAAGCAGCTATCAAAGCAGCACAGAACGTAGAAGTTGAAGTATCAGGTCCAACCACTATCGGTGACCTAATCAAGCAGCAGATGGGTCAGTAA
- a CDS encoding sulfite exporter TauE/SafE family protein, giving the protein MEFSSLLSIDIAGVVAGFVFSMLIFMSGVGAGVLVVPSLIVLFGMDPTLAVATGSFYAFLAKILMTAGHAKQGGVNWGVGRKFLYLCVPITIVCALSLTLITDPAVRKEVDFYLMLAVLLAGILSVASMFTKAIRDSLSKLGLTTLSGITGLLMGFTGVGGGVLVVPALASSGGLSIKSAVATSIPVGLILSLAVSLTLGSRGFMDYSMVASLMVGCLLAMPIALKVFKLLSESAIKNITVIFISLALLGLVKELVIH; this is encoded by the coding sequence ATGGAATTTTCATCGTTGTTGTCGATAGATATAGCCGGCGTTGTTGCCGGCTTTGTCTTCTCGATGCTGATATTTATGTCTGGTGTTGGGGCTGGGGTACTGGTTGTCCCGTCGCTCATCGTTCTTTTCGGAATGGACCCAACCCTTGCCGTTGCCACAGGTTCCTTTTACGCTTTTTTAGCTAAAATTCTTATGACAGCTGGTCATGCCAAGCAGGGTGGTGTTAACTGGGGAGTAGGTCGTAAGTTCCTCTATCTCTGTGTACCAATTACCATTGTTTGTGCACTTAGTCTGACATTAATTACAGACCCAGCAGTCAGAAAAGAGGTCGATTTCTACCTCATGCTAGCCGTGCTTCTAGCTGGTATCTTATCAGTCGCTTCGATGTTCACTAAAGCGATTAGGGACTCTTTGAGTAAGTTGGGATTAACGACTCTTAGTGGTATCACAGGCTTACTCATGGGCTTTACTGGTGTCGGTGGCGGTGTACTTGTGGTGCCGGCATTGGCGTCTTCTGGTGGACTTTCCATTAAGTCAGCCGTTGCGACTTCAATACCTGTGGGGCTTATTCTCTCTTTGGCGGTCTCTTTAACCCTAGGTAGCCGTGGTTTTATGGACTACTCTATGGTGGCTTCTCTTATGGTAGGTTGTTTATTGGCCATGCCGATCGCACTAAAGGTCTTTAAGCTGCTCTCTGAGAGTGCAATTAAAAATATCACCGTTATTTTTATCTCCTTAGCTCTACTAGGGCTTGTTAAAGAGTTAGTTATTCACTGA